The following coding sequences lie in one Ctenopharyngodon idella isolate HZGC_01 chromosome 11, HZGC01, whole genome shotgun sequence genomic window:
- the LOC127522439 gene encoding thrombospondin type-1 domain-containing protein 7B-like, which yields MAFLRHEITFFFSLWASLLYVALMSLPLGAEAPKKSQYIWKTGVWGVCVANDCGSVGLQSRLVWCVHSEGWSTHQSNCFQSDRPPHQRVCVKMCEWQKDLFEWRLSPWGPCIPSPLLPASRCVTAQRGVQKRDVLCVKRTNSTKVSLHVCEAFSSPPEREQACLLPCPIDCVVSAFTHWSTCSRTCGSALQQRTRHVLATPLYGGADCPSLTQTRPCNHDNAHPALCPSDQQEYSYSLWVGPWSPCRLKGTAPLGKTKVDFNFDLDGKKTVKASYMIKRHTESIHHQNHYDETGHKVSWEIIIGYQTRQLRCTRSDGKNAMLSLCDHDNSPVNFRSCVMPRDCKVSDWSHWSPCSKTCRTSDQSPGFRSRSRSLKRAAIGGGEPCPALEEKASCNILEDTLPLCPRYEWRVTNWNPCQVTPLLSQQDHRHSNTSVLCGGGIRTREAYCVRIHDSTVLSHINRPVGRNLCAGPLPPLAESCFIPCQKHCPLTPWSPWGPCLHDNCFEPQGRRGFRMRTRSVITESWVESDSCPHVSEAMICDDPICFQWHVTSQGPCVPRNGSCGPGSQEQTLECFSTTGEPVASDQCPGDPPPVLQPCEMPCPGDCVLGHWGSWTSCSQSCSSKHQEGKQSRSRLVLALPGEHGKPYPPAPELQQWRPCGTHPCTVYYWDTSPWDPCMPNTITVESDGNSTAQMENDATCGTGVQMRQVTCRRAGNGHVLPKRCPESSRPDSIRSCPLPCKTDCIITPFSEWSACPSSCLSVNATAPNQSRHRIIIQKPANGGQECPDTLYEERECDPPPLCPTYRWQTHRWHQCVLVPDSVRQAVGGPAEACGIGLETREVSCVGADDSPADMTDCVRWAGVMPVSVRECRVPCRDECSFTSWSRFSQCQGCGSWRTRTRSLIGRSKKRWRCQQEELFPLLEKEACPCSEFHTQPQGPWSPCLLSPAKNIAGHPFIQGVSHQGQKTVQDWRAQRRNSECGHGKRYRALACLDHLGKLVEPDLCSSPGYEEEVCHVPCSTDCKLSEWSNWSACSASCGGGVKVRSQWLREKPFNGGRPCPKLNYKNQGRSSNIKVSWI from the exons GTGTATGGGGTGTATGTGTGGCCAATGATTGCGGTTCTGTCGGGCTCCAGAGTCGCTTGGTGTGGTGTGTCCATTCAGAAGGCTGGAGCACACATCAGTCCAATTGCTTTCAATCTGATCGGCCACCGCaccagcgtgtgtgtgtgaagatgTGCGAATGGCAAAAGGATCTGTTTGAGTGGCGCTTGTCTCCTTGGGGTCCCTGCATCCCGAGTCCTCTCCTCCCAGCCAGTCGATGTGTGACCGCTCAGCGTGGAGTACAAAAGCGAGATGTGTTGTGTGTGAAGCGTACTAACAGCACCAAGGTGAGCCTGCATGTATGTGAAGCGTTTTCTTCACCTCCAGAACGAGAGCAGGCGTGTTTGTTACCCTGCCCAATCGACTGCGTCGTCTCCGCCTTCACCCACTGGTCTACCTGCAGCCGCACCTGCGGGTCGGCCCTCCAACAGCGCACCAGGCATGTGCTGGCAACACCCCTGTATGGAGGAGCAGACTGTCCCAGCCTCACCCAGACACGTCCCTGTAACCATGACAATGCCCACCCTGCCCTCTGTCCCTCTGACCAACAGGAATACAGCTACAGTTTGTGGGTGGGGCCCTGGAGCCCTTGCAGACTTAAAGGGACAGCGCCTCTTGGAAAGACAAAAGTTGACTTCAATTTTGACCTTGATGGGAAAAAAACAGTCAAGGCTTCATACATGATCAAACGCCACACTGAGAGCATTCACCATCAAAATCATTATGATGAAACTGGCCACAAAGTATCCTGGGAAATCATAATTGGCTATCAGACTCGGCAACTGCGCTGTACTAGGAGTGATGGGAAGAATGCCATGTTAAG CCTTTGCGACCATGACAACAGCCCGGTAAACTTTCGTTCATGTGTGATGCCCAGAGACTGTAAAGTGTCTGATTGGTCACATTGGAGTCCATGTTCAAAGACGTGTCGGACATCTGACCAATCACCTGGCTTCAGAAGCAGGAGCCGCAGCCTGAAGAGAGCAGCCATTGGTGGAGGAGAGCCATGCCCCGCCCTGGAAGAAAAAGCAAGCTGTAATATTCTGGAAGACACACTGCCACTGTGCCCAAG GTATGAGTGGAGGGTGACCAATTGGAATCCATGCCAGGTGACCCCCCTTTTGAGTCAGCAGGACCATCGCCATAGCAATACCAGTGTCCTGTGCGGAGGTGGGATCCGGACCCGAGAGGCATATTGTGTCAGGATCCATGACAGCACAGTACTATCCCATA tcaATCGGCCTGTTGGCAGGAACTTGTGCGCTGGGCCTTTACCACCATTGGCTGAATCTTGCTTCATTCCCTGTCAGAAACATTGTCCCCTCACGCCTTGGTCACCCTGGGGACCCTGTCTCCATGACAACTGTTTCGAACCCCAGGGGAGAAGAG gtttcaggatGAGAACTCGTTCTGTAATTACCGAGTCTTGGGTGGAGTCTGACAGTTGCCCTCACGTCAGTGAAGCGATGATCTGTGATGACCCCATCTGCTTCCAGTGGCACGTTACATCACAGGGACCCTGTGTTCCACGAAATGGATCGTGTGGCCCAGGATCCCAAGAACAGACTCTGGAGTGTTTCTCCACCACAG GTGAACCAGTTGCTAGTGATCAGTGCCCAGGAGATCCTCCTCCAGTCCTGCAGCCATGTGAGATGCCCTGTCCTGGAGACTGTGTGCTGGGACACTGGGGTTCCTGGACATCCTGCTCCCAATCCTGCTCCAGTAAACACCAAGAGGGGAAACAAAGTCGCTCACGTCTAGTTCTGGCTCTTCCTGGGGAGC aTGGAAAGCCATATCCTCCAGCTCCAGAGCTCCAGCAGTGGAGACCCTGCGGCACGCACCCATGCACAGTGTACTACTGGGATACTTCACCTTGGGATCCCTGTATGCCAAACACCATCACAGTCGAGAGTGACGGTAACAGCACAGCCCAGATGGAGAATGATGCCACCTGCGGTACAGGGGTACAGATGCGCCAAGTCACGTGCAGGAGAGCTGGGAATGGACACGTACTGCCAAAACG GTGTCCTGAATCCTCTCGTCCTGACTCAATACGGTCTTGTCCTTTACCTTGCAAAACTGACTGCATCATCACACCTTTCAGTGAATGGAGTGCCTGTCCCTCTTCCTGTTTATCAG TGAATGCTACAGCACCGAACCAGTCCCGTCACAGGATCATTATCCAGAAACCTGCAAATGGAGGTCAAGAGTGCCCAGACACTCTTTATGAGGAGAGAGAATGTGATCCACCTCCTCTGTGCCCAACTTACAG ATGGCAGACCCACCGCTGGCATCAGTGCGTTCTAGTACCTGATTCGGTGAGGCAGGCTGTGGGTGGGCCCGCAGAGGCATGCGGTATTGGCCTAGAGACAAGAG AGGTGTCGTGTGTTGGTGCAGATGATTCTCCAGCAGATATGACAGACTGCGTGAGGTGGGCAGGAGTGATGCCCGTCTCGGTGAGGGAGTGCCGTGTGCCATGTAGAGATGAATGTAGCTTTACCTCCTGGAGCAGATTCAGCCAGTGTCAAGGCTGTGGAAGTTGGCGCACTCGTACCCGATCTCTGATAG GTCGAAGTAAAAAACGCTGGCGATGCCAACAGGAGGAGCTGTTTCCTCTCCTGGAGAAAGAAGCCTGTCCTTGTTCTGAATTTCACACCCAGCCTCAGGGTCCCTGGTCTCCTTGTTTGCTCTCACCAGCAAAGAACATTGCTGGCCATCCTTTCATCCAAGGAGTTTCCCACCAAGGCCAAAAGACAGTCCAGGACTGGCGAGCTCAGAGGAGGAACAGCGAGTGTGGGCACGGGAAGCGCTACAGAGCTCTTGCCTGTCTGGATCACCTGGGAAAGCTGGTGGAGCCAGATCTCTGTAGCAGCCCTG GTTATGAAGAGGAAGTGTGTCATGTGCCCTGTTCTACGGACTGTAAGTTGAGTGAGTGGTCGAATTGGTCCGCCTGCAGCGCCTCCTGTGGTGGGGGTGTAAAAGTTCGCTCTCAGTGGCTACGAGAGAAGCCTTTCAATGGAGGTCGACCCTGCCCAAAACTCAATTACAAAAATCAG GGCAGGTCAAGCAACATTAAAGTTTCATGGATCTGA